DNA sequence from the Candidatus Hydrogenedentota bacterium genome:
TGGCGAGATCTTCGGCCTCCTGGGGCCTAACGGGGCCGGGAAGAGTACCACGCTCTATATGCTTACGGGGCTGGTGCGGCCCACCAGCGGCACGGTCACTGTTTTCGGCAAGGATCTGCGGCGGGCTTTTCTGGATATCGCCGGGCGCATGGGCGTGCTCGTCGAGCGCCCATCTTTCTACGACCATTTGACTGCGAGGGCCAACCTGCTTCTTTTGGCCCGGCTGGCGGGACGGGGGGTCACGGTGGACCGCGCATTGGACCGCGCGGGATTGCTCTGGGCCGCAGACCGAAAAGTCCATACGTTCTCGCACGGCATGCGCCAGCGTCTGGGTCTGGCCCAAGCCCTGCTTACGGAACCGGAATTGCTCATTCTGGACGAGCCCACCAACGGGCTGGATACCGAATCGGCGCGCGATACCATTAGGCTCCTGCGGCTACTGGCCGAACGGGCCAAGGTGACCATCATCGTGTCGAGCAACTTGCTTCATGAGGCGGAAGCCCTGTGCGACCGTGTGGCCATCATGAACCGCGGCCGCCTGCTTACCTGTGAACGCACGGATAAACTGCTTTCTTACGACCCCAAACAGGTGGAAGTGATTGTCGAGGCGCCGGAAGCCGCCGCGAAACGCCTCATGGACCAGCCGTGGGTGGACGCCGTGGAAACCGACCACGGGCGGATCAACGTGAAACTGGGCAATGCCACTATCCATCAATTGACGTCTTTTCTGATCAGCTCCGGGTGCGTCATATCAGGCGTGATTCCGCAGCGAAGGTCGCTCGAGGACTTTTTCTTGAAGGCGATCAAACGATGATACACAGGATTTGGAACGCCTATTTTGTTGAATTGTGCAAGGGGATACGATTGCGTTTCACATGGGCGGGGCCTTGTCTTGTTGCGGCGGCCGTGCTGGCCGCCATGCTGCAGAGCCCGATCGAACGGGACGGAGTCAGCGACTACCGGTTCGTGCTCGATGCGACGGCTATTGCTCTTGGAATGCTGGGACTTCTTCTCATCGTGATCTTCTGCTCGGGGTTGATTGCTTCCGAGCTGGGCCGGGGCACCATCCGCCTGGTCCTTGTCCGGCCCTTGCGCCGCGTCGAGTTTTTGATCGCCAAGCTCATGTGGGGCATGACCTTTGCTGCTGTTGTCGTAGTTTTGGCTGCAGTGGGCAGTTGGGCTCTGGCTCTCGTCTTCGGCGAAATGCATGGCGTCGAGTATGGCGGGGAGATCCTGTACACCGGGGCCGGCATGGCGGGAACCTATGTGGCGGCCGCCCTATTCGCCATGTTCCCATTGTTGGCCCTTGTAGCGTATGCCTTGTTCATATCCACTCTCAGTCGCAGTCATGCCGCTGCCATCGGCTGGGCTGTGGGTCTCTGGCTGCTGCTCGACATGGTCAAGAATCCTCTGGGTATCCAGCCCTTTGTCTTCTCAAGCTACCTTGAAACGTGGCAGATCTTTGCCCAAAGAGCCGATGGCTTCCCCGAGTTGGGCTGGTTGCCCGAGGATGCCCCTTGGATCGTTATCGTGCCCGCAATCTGGACCGTGGCGTTCGTGGCGGCTGCCGCTGGCATCCTCCAGAAACGGAGCCTGCACGCATGAGCGGGGTTCTCGTGACGCTGTTCTGCGGCGCGCTGCTCTTCGTCGAGCAAGACATCCCGGGAATCCGCGTGGGGCGGACGGACCCTCTGTCGGGCGAACCGTGGCGCAATTTCCGGCAAGGCGACATGGACAGAGACGGCAAGACCGACTTGGTTCTACCGGATTCCGTCGCGTTTCAGCGGGGCGGTGGGTTCCGCAAAGAAGATCTGCTGTCTTTGCCTCATCTGGACGAGTGCCCCGCCTGCGACCTTTGGGATTCCACGTTGTATCTGCGGCTGCCTTCACGACTGGTCGCCGTGAAATGGGCGCCCGAGGGGTGGCAAACAGTCCTGGATAATGCCGTAGCCTGGCCCCACGAGGAGAATCCGCCGGCCGGAACGTCTGCGCCGCCGGTTGATCGGGCCCCCGCCGTGCATTTCGAGCGGTTTCTTCAGGATTTGGACGGCGACGGCGTGCCCGAGGTCGTTGTAGCCAGTCAACGGGGGCTACATGTCTACGCGAAGTCAGAGGCCGGATACTCGGAAGCCGCCGTGCTCGATGTCCTGCCGCCTCTCCGGCTGGTTCCTTGCCAAACGCCTTCATTCTGGCCGCCGGATGCACGCCCGGACCCGTCGCCGGAATTGCAGTTGTCAAGCCGGTTTTTTCTTGCCGGAAACCAGCTCGTGACGCTTGAGTCCGACCTTTGGCCCGGAGAACAAGCGCGCTACCGTATTCGGCGGTACGTTCTCGAGAGTGCCGAGAACGCTGCGTGTGTCACGCGCCTTGTCGAGGACCGCCGGACGCCGCTCATGGCCGCCAGCATGCGGCCTTGCCGTCTCAACGAAGACGACGTCATAGACTTCGCCGGCGGCCGTTGGCTGTTCACGCCGGGCGGTGTTCTTCACGCGCCGGTGTATGAAACCCTTGCATCGACCGATGGCGGGGAAACCATGCAGTTCGTGCGCAGCATGTCGCTTCGTCCACGCTGCTCGTTTGTAGATTTCAATGGAGACGGGCGCCTCGATATGGTCACGGAATCGTCGGGTTTGTTTGCAGGGGGCGTTCGAGAGAGCGTGGCGAGATTCATGAGCGCAGACGCTCTCGACCATGAGCTCCGCATCCATCTGCAAGACGAAAAGGGGACTTTCCCGGGGACTCCGGATATCCGAGGAACGTTTCGGGTGAACATCGGGAAAGTAATTGCAGGTTCAGGAGAACGGTTCGCCCGTTACCTCGCCTCCGAATTGGCCGACATCACGGGGGATTTCGACGGCGACGGCATCCGCGACGTTCTTATTCACAGCGATGCGCGCCTTTTGCAGGGCTTTCGGGGAACAAGGGAGGGATTCCGTTCGAGGCCGTTGCTGGAGGTTGAGACCCAGCCGGATTGGCGTTACGCGGTGGATGACATCGATGGAGACGGACGGAGCGATATCGTGTTCCGCTGGATGGACCCGGCAAGCGCCGATGGATATGAGCGGTGCCGGGTATTTCTGACGCGGGAGAAAACGCAATGATTGCGGCCGTTGGAACCATGCTGCTTGCGGTCAGCACGGGGGCCTTCGAGGTTGTAAGTATACCGCTCGAACCTCCTGAGGCGCAGATATTCGCTCTGGCCGCGGATGACGACGCCACGGCCGAGATCGCCGTTCTGGCGGAGCGCGACCTCCGCATCTATGGCATCGATACGGGCAATCTCCGATTTGCGGTCACCTTGCCCGAGAATGCACCCGCCTTTGACGTTTTCGATGCAGACGGCGACGGCGCCGCCGAAATCATGGCTATTCAATCGGGCGGGGTCCTTTTGATCGAACTTGACGAGCCCGACGCAGCCCCGCGTGAATTGTTCCGCGTAGACCATCTCATCGACGATTCGCAGGGGGGGTATCCAAGACCACACATCCTGGCAACGCAGCGCAACGGGCGGTGGCTGGTGGCCATTCCCCGTGAATCCTCCCTTGAACTGCGGGCCCTCGACGGCACAGTTGTCGAGACCTTCTCTCTCGGCAGCGGGGGCGAGAGCGCTGCCTTGTTCGAACGGCCGTTTGCGGCCAGGACGGTCTACCCGAACCTTGTGGGTCCGCCCGGGGCCGTCGAGATGCACATCGACCAAGTGGTTGTGCATGATTTTCCCTCTGCCTCTGCGCCCTCTCCTGCAACACGAGACGCGTTGGGCCCCGGCGGCTTCGTCCACCTGCAGTCTGACGGCGAAGATGAGCCCCAGCGGTGGCCGTGGTTTTCGCTCACCACGAAAGACGGCGTTCAACAGCGCGTTCTCTACGCCTTAACCGAGCCTGACTATGAAGACACGCTGATACGCATCCAACAACCGGAGACATCCCATCCCTTGAA
Encoded proteins:
- a CDS encoding ABC transporter ATP-binding protein codes for the protein MPTCIETTDLTKCYGHVVAVGGLSLRIEVGEIFGLLGPNGAGKSTTLYMLTGLVRPTSGTVTVFGKDLRRAFLDIAGRMGVLVERPSFYDHLTARANLLLLARLAGRGVTVDRALDRAGLLWAADRKVHTFSHGMRQRLGLAQALLTEPELLILDEPTNGLDTESARDTIRLLRLLAERAKVTIIVSSNLLHEAEALCDRVAIMNRGRLLTCERTDKLLSYDPKQVEVIVEAPEAAAKRLMDQPWVDAVETDHGRINVKLGNATIHQLTSFLISSGCVISGVIPQRRSLEDFFLKAIKR
- a CDS encoding ABC transporter permease, which encodes MIHRIWNAYFVELCKGIRLRFTWAGPCLVAAAVLAAMLQSPIERDGVSDYRFVLDATAIALGMLGLLLIVIFCSGLIASELGRGTIRLVLVRPLRRVEFLIAKLMWGMTFAAVVVVLAAVGSWALALVFGEMHGVEYGGEILYTGAGMAGTYVAAALFAMFPLLALVAYALFISTLSRSHAAAIGWAVGLWLLLDMVKNPLGIQPFVFSSYLETWQIFAQRADGFPELGWLPEDAPWIVIVPAIWTVAFVAAAAGILQKRSLHA
- a CDS encoding VCBS repeat-containing protein; this encodes MSGVLVTLFCGALLFVEQDIPGIRVGRTDPLSGEPWRNFRQGDMDRDGKTDLVLPDSVAFQRGGGFRKEDLLSLPHLDECPACDLWDSTLYLRLPSRLVAVKWAPEGWQTVLDNAVAWPHEENPPAGTSAPPVDRAPAVHFERFLQDLDGDGVPEVVVASQRGLHVYAKSEAGYSEAAVLDVLPPLRLVPCQTPSFWPPDARPDPSPELQLSSRFFLAGNQLVTLESDLWPGEQARYRIRRYVLESAENAACVTRLVEDRRTPLMAASMRPCRLNEDDVIDFAGGRWLFTPGGVLHAPVYETLASTDGGETMQFVRSMSLRPRCSFVDFNGDGRLDMVTESSGLFAGGVRESVARFMSADALDHELRIHLQDEKGTFPGTPDIRGTFRVNIGKVIAGSGERFARYLASELADITGDFDGDGIRDVLIHSDARLLQGFRGTREGFRSRPLLEVETQPDWRYAVDDIDGDGRSDIVFRWMDPASADGYERCRVFLTREKTQ
- a CDS encoding VCBS repeat-containing protein, whose protein sequence is MIAAVGTMLLAVSTGAFEVVSIPLEPPEAQIFALAADDDATAEIAVLAERDLRIYGIDTGNLRFAVTLPENAPAFDVFDADGDGAAEIMAIQSGGVLLIELDEPDAAPRELFRVDHLIDDSQGGYPRPHILATQRNGRWLVAIPRESSLELRALDGTVVETFSLGSGGESAALFERPFAARTVYPNLVGPPGAVEMHIDQVVVHDFPSASAPSPATRDALGPGGFVHLQSDGEDEPQRWPWFSLTTKDGVQQRVLYALTEPDYEDTLIRIQQPETSHPLNGEGHAQVSPERRYRGSLIPPQQMLPDFNADGYTDLLLWCAPRPGTSIQAVTEALTSRSWPLELRVQCFEPEKNRYDPRSVSVIRTRVPIGWFLHPERGIPLYLPLLGDFNGDGRTDVAFATGASEYCAWTCGDEGFPARPSFQRSFPENIDRLEIRADLDGTGRIGAVIRGERHIYVLKPATGR